One genomic segment of Photobacterium sp. DA100 includes these proteins:
- the hldE gene encoding bifunctional D-glycero-beta-D-manno-heptose-7-phosphate kinase/D-glycero-beta-D-manno-heptose 1-phosphate adenylyltransferase HldE — protein sequence MKLTLPDYDQAGVLVVGDVMLDRYWYGPTGRISPEAPVPVVKVDQVEERPGGAANVAMNIAALGGHARLVGLTGIDEPARALSEKLSSLDVRCDFVTLPDYPTITKLRVMSRGQQMIRLDFEEGFHNVPADVILPRMEQALPSSKVVVLSDYAKGALEHVQAMIQLARKAGIAVMVDPKGADFERYRGATLLTPNLSEFEAVAGKTESEEDLVEKGLALIERFELEALLVTRSEHGMTLLQKGLEPLHMPTQAKEVYDVTGAGDTVISVLAASLAAGKSLSDSCKLANAAAGVVVGKLGTSTLSTIELTEAIHGSQDSGFGVISEAQLKQAVKAARARGEKVVMTNGCFDILHAGHVAYLNEAAKLGDRLIVAVNSDSSVQALKGPGRPVNPEDRRMAVLAGLGAVDWVVPFSEETPQRLISEILPTLLVKGGDYKPEEIAGGQEVIAAGGEVRVLNFEDGCSTSEIIAAIKGGRG from the coding sequence ATGAAACTGACTCTTCCTGATTATGATCAAGCAGGCGTGCTGGTCGTGGGTGATGTCATGCTGGATCGCTACTGGTATGGGCCGACCGGCCGTATTTCCCCTGAAGCCCCCGTTCCTGTGGTGAAAGTAGATCAGGTCGAGGAGCGTCCGGGGGGGGCGGCGAACGTGGCAATGAATATTGCTGCTTTGGGGGGCCATGCCCGCCTGGTTGGTCTAACTGGTATCGATGAGCCGGCCCGTGCGCTGTCTGAAAAGCTCTCGTCGCTTGATGTGCGCTGTGACTTCGTGACGTTGCCGGATTACCCGACCATCACCAAGTTGCGCGTGATGAGCCGCGGCCAGCAGATGATCCGTTTGGACTTCGAAGAAGGTTTCCATAACGTGCCGGCGGATGTGATTTTGCCGCGTATGGAGCAGGCCTTGCCTTCCAGTAAGGTGGTGGTGCTGTCAGATTATGCCAAGGGTGCGCTGGAGCACGTGCAGGCGATGATCCAGCTGGCGCGCAAGGCTGGGATCGCGGTCATGGTCGATCCTAAAGGGGCGGACTTTGAACGCTACCGCGGTGCGACTCTGCTGACGCCGAACTTGTCTGAGTTCGAAGCCGTAGCGGGTAAAACCGAGTCGGAAGAAGATTTGGTCGAAAAAGGCCTCGCGCTAATCGAGCGCTTTGAGCTGGAAGCGCTGCTGGTGACGCGCAGCGAGCACGGTATGACCCTGCTGCAAAAAGGCCTGGAGCCGCTGCATATGCCGACCCAGGCTAAAGAGGTGTATGACGTGACCGGTGCCGGTGATACCGTGATTTCGGTGTTGGCGGCCTCGCTGGCAGCGGGCAAGTCGCTATCGGACTCTTGCAAGCTGGCCAATGCTGCCGCGGGTGTGGTGGTTGGCAAGTTGGGCACCTCGACCCTGTCGACGATTGAATTGACCGAAGCGATCCATGGTAGCCAGGACAGTGGGTTTGGTGTGATCAGTGAAGCCCAGCTCAAGCAGGCCGTGAAAGCCGCCCGTGCTCGCGGCGAGAAAGTCGTGATGACCAATGGGTGTTTCGATATCCTGCATGCCGGCCACGTGGCCTACCTCAACGAGGCAGCGAAGCTGGGTGATCGTCTGATCGTTGCTGTCAATTCCGATAGCTCGGTACAGGCGCTGAAGGGGCCGGGGCGTCCGGTCAATCCTGAAGATCGCCGTATGGCGGTATTGGCCGGATTGGGGGCCGTTGACTGGGTGGTGCCGTTTAGCGAAGAGACGCCACAGCGTTTGATCAGTGAAATTTTGCCGACCCTGTTGGTAAAAGGTGGCGACTATAAGCCGGAAGAGATTGCTGGTGGCCAGGAAGTGATTGCTGCCGGTGGCGAAGTCCGGGTCCTGAACTTTGAAGACGGCTGCTCGACAAGCGAAATCATTGCGGCCATCAAAGGGGGCCGTGGCTAA
- the cpdA gene encoding 3',5'-cyclic-AMP phosphodiesterase — translation MQNFTLPQTNRDSVVLLQITDTHLFADDGGSLLGVTTKDSFHAVLDAVDAAARPFDAIVATGDISQDHTEYSYQRFCEGIARWSQPCFWLPGNHDYQPSMQAVLPSPQIKPCHQVLAGEHWQVILLDSQVKGVPHGELSGEQLDLLDQALSAHPDRHALVLLHHHPLPAGSAWLDQHQLHNSEPFWQVVGRYPQVKAILCGHIHQELDRIHRGVRVLATPSTCIQFQPDSQDFALDQKSPGWRYLALHRDGQLDTQVHRLEGHGFTPNFDSAGY, via the coding sequence TTGCAGAACTTTACTCTGCCACAGACGAACCGCGATAGTGTGGTTCTTCTGCAAATTACCGATACCCACCTTTTTGCCGATGATGGCGGCAGTTTGTTGGGCGTCACGACAAAAGATAGCTTTCATGCCGTGCTGGATGCGGTAGATGCAGCTGCGCGCCCTTTTGATGCCATTGTGGCAACGGGCGACATTTCCCAAGACCATACTGAATACTCCTACCAGCGCTTTTGCGAGGGGATCGCGCGCTGGTCGCAGCCATGCTTCTGGCTGCCTGGCAACCACGACTACCAGCCTAGCATGCAGGCGGTGTTGCCTTCGCCACAAATCAAGCCATGCCACCAAGTGCTGGCTGGCGAGCATTGGCAGGTGATCCTGCTCGATAGCCAGGTAAAGGGGGTTCCCCACGGCGAATTGAGCGGGGAGCAGTTGGATTTGCTCGATCAGGCCCTGTCGGCCCATCCGGACCGCCATGCGCTGGTTCTGTTGCACCATCATCCGTTGCCGGCGGGTAGTGCCTGGCTCGATCAGCACCAGCTCCACAACAGTGAGCCGTTTTGGCAGGTGGTTGGCCGTTATCCGCAGGTGAAGGCGATTTTGTGCGGCCATATCCACCAAGAGTTGGACCGCATCCACCGGGGCGTGAGGGTCTTGGCAACCCCGTCGACCTGTATCCAGTTCCAGCCGGATTCGCAAGATTTTGCGCTGGATCAGAAAAGTCCTGGCTGGCGCTACCTTGCGCTGCACCGCGATGGGCAGCTCGATACCCAGGTCCACCGTCTTGAAGGCCATGGTTTTACCCCGAACTTTGACTCCGCAGGTTACTAG
- a CDS encoding DUF1249 family protein produces the protein MRLYETNYAKLLPLLPKSDQVGDHCIYCVSEQEYHLTIIESTRYTTVVELHLKAEESLPDYLIPKMTIRLYHDARVAEVCSAQQTSRLKPRYDYPNMRMHQKDEKHQVNRFLGDWLAYCLKNGISRQSVC, from the coding sequence ATGCGTTTGTACGAAACCAACTATGCGAAGTTGCTCCCATTGCTACCAAAAAGCGATCAGGTAGGGGACCATTGCATTTATTGTGTTTCGGAACAGGAATATCATCTGACCATTATTGAGTCGACCCGTTATACCACGGTGGTTGAATTACATCTCAAGGCAGAGGAATCACTGCCTGACTACCTGATCCCAAAAATGACGATCAGGTTGTACCACGATGCTAGGGTCGCAGAAGTGTGTTCAGCTCAGCAGACTTCTCGTCTAAAGCCAAGGTATGATTACCCCAATATGCGAATGCATCAGAAAGATGAGAAGCATCAAGTTAACCGTTTTCTGGGAGACTGGTTGGCATACTGCCTAAAAAACGGGATCAGCAGACAGTCGGTTTGTTAA
- the yqiA gene encoding esterase YqiA: MKPLLLYIHGFNSSPKSLKATLMAEYCQRERPDIRVEIPQMPSYPTDAAEFIDGLVRSFIGNHQVGLVGSSLGGYVSTWLNDRYQLPAVLVNPAVKPYELLQDFLGEQENPYTGERYLLETKHMDELRQMDVAKLRHPEQLWLLQQEGDEVLDYRQAVEKYSACRQTVEPEGDHSFVGFDRYPEQIIQFLGL, encoded by the coding sequence ATGAAGCCGCTACTCTTGTATATCCACGGCTTTAACAGCTCACCGAAGTCGCTCAAGGCGACCCTGATGGCTGAGTATTGCCAGCGTGAACGGCCGGATATCAGGGTCGAGATCCCGCAGATGCCGAGCTACCCGACCGACGCCGCCGAGTTTATTGATGGGCTGGTTCGGTCGTTTATAGGTAATCATCAGGTCGGTTTGGTCGGTAGTTCGCTGGGGGGCTACGTATCCACCTGGCTTAATGACCGCTATCAACTGCCCGCCGTACTGGTCAATCCTGCCGTCAAGCCGTATGAGCTGTTGCAGGACTTCTTGGGCGAGCAGGAAAATCCCTACACCGGGGAGCGCTACCTCCTCGAAACCAAACATATGGATGAGCTGCGCCAAATGGATGTGGCCAAACTCCGCCACCCCGAGCAGTTGTGGCTGCTCCAGCAAGAAGGTGACGAAGTGCTGGATTACCGCCAGGCTGTCGAGAAATACTCGGCCTGCCGGCAAACGGTTGAGCCCGAAGGGGATCATAGTTTTGTCGGATTTGATCGTTATCCCGAACAAATCATTCAATTTCTGGGTCTGTAA
- the glnE gene encoding bifunctional [glutamate--ammonia ligase]-adenylyl-L-tyrosine phosphorylase/[glutamate--ammonia-ligase] adenylyltransferase, whose product MTVQDHFQTAMDKAWDKVSCAQPEAVASWPAEKLAELKQALAYSDFITAAVARDAALLPWLAQHLGESARAENYRSELAGELATVNDEVGMMRVLRQFRRREMVWIAWRDFIGHNSLDLSLGHLSMLAEAMIMEAYGWLYAQCCREWGTPMNSCGEAQPMLILGMGKLGGGELNFSSDIDLIFTYPENGETQGGRRSLANAQFFTRLGQRLIKALDQQTFDGFCYRVDMRLRPFGDSGPLVMSYAALEDYYQEQGRDWERYAMIKARVMGRESFSQYQELRQMLRPFVFRRYIDFSAIQSLRRMKAMISSEVRRRGLTNNIKLGPGGIREVEFIAQSFQLIRGGRTPELRGRGLRETLRAIRTQGLLPPQQVDDLEQGYAFLRRLENLLQAIDDKQTQTLPDKPLDQYRLALAMGYGDWAGLEQAVGQNMAAIHAVFDDIIGADEEEPHSEATAQFHEMWAMIKDPEVVTAILAELNAPEAASQLSVLTNMKAELSKRTLGPRGREVLAKLMPAVLMLIVTRDDAPAVLERVCKLIVRIATRTTYLELLSEHPAALEQLVRLCAASPMVATQLAQYPILLDELLDPQHLYNPTPLEHYGDELREFLARIPEEDMEQQMEAIRQFKQAQLLRIAAADIAGALPLMKVSDHLTYLAEAIVAAVVNQAWLQMVDKYGEPTHLLERSGRGFAVLGYGKVGGWELGYGSDLDLVFLHDCPDNVYTNGRKEIDGRQFYLRLAQRIVHLFSTRTASGVLYEVDIRLRPSGASGLLVSTMDAFADYQQQEAWTWEHQALVRARMIYGDAPLQQAFAEVRQSVLMARRETVALRREVVEMRQKMREHLGSKKAGMFGLKQDEGGITDIEFLAQYLVLQHAAKEKALTRWSDNVRLFDTMADHDILAPEQAVQLKQAYCVMRDEIHRLSLLGLPAYVEEGRFAAERQVVQAVWHALLEADA is encoded by the coding sequence ATGACTGTGCAGGATCATTTCCAAACCGCAATGGACAAGGCTTGGGACAAGGTGAGTTGCGCCCAGCCAGAAGCAGTAGCCAGCTGGCCGGCGGAAAAGCTGGCCGAGCTCAAGCAGGCACTGGCCTACAGTGACTTCATTACTGCCGCGGTAGCCCGCGATGCCGCTTTGTTGCCTTGGCTGGCCCAGCACCTTGGGGAGTCGGCGCGGGCTGAAAACTACCGCAGCGAGCTGGCCGGAGAGCTGGCAACGGTCAACGATGAGGTGGGTATGATGCGGGTGCTGCGCCAGTTCCGCCGGCGGGAAATGGTCTGGATCGCATGGCGTGACTTCATTGGCCACAACAGTTTGGATTTGAGCCTGGGCCATCTGTCCATGCTGGCGGAGGCGATGATCATGGAAGCCTACGGGTGGCTTTATGCCCAGTGCTGCCGGGAGTGGGGAACGCCGATGAACAGCTGCGGCGAGGCCCAGCCGATGCTGATCCTCGGGATGGGCAAGCTGGGGGGCGGTGAACTCAACTTTTCTTCCGATATCGATTTGATCTTTACCTACCCGGAGAACGGGGAAACCCAGGGCGGCCGCCGCAGCCTCGCCAATGCCCAGTTTTTTACCCGCCTGGGTCAGCGTTTGATCAAAGCACTCGATCAGCAGACCTTTGATGGCTTCTGCTATCGGGTCGACATGCGCTTGCGCCCGTTCGGTGATAGCGGCCCGTTGGTCATGAGCTATGCGGCGCTGGAAGACTACTACCAAGAGCAGGGGCGCGACTGGGAGCGCTACGCCATGATCAAAGCCCGGGTCATGGGGAGGGAGAGCTTTTCCCAGTACCAAGAGCTGCGCCAGATGCTGAGGCCTTTCGTTTTCCGCCGCTATATCGACTTCAGTGCGATTCAGTCACTGCGGCGGATGAAGGCGATGATCAGCAGTGAGGTGCGCCGCCGTGGCCTGACCAATAACATCAAGCTTGGCCCTGGTGGGATCCGCGAAGTGGAGTTTATCGCCCAGTCGTTCCAGCTGATCCGCGGCGGCCGTACGCCGGAGTTGCGGGGGCGTGGTTTGCGCGAAACCCTGCGGGCCATTCGGACTCAAGGTTTGTTGCCGCCTCAGCAGGTCGATGATCTCGAGCAGGGCTATGCGTTCTTGCGCAGGCTGGAAAACTTGCTGCAGGCTATCGATGATAAGCAAACCCAGACGTTGCCGGACAAACCTTTGGATCAGTACCGCTTGGCCTTGGCGATGGGCTATGGGGATTGGGCTGGGCTCGAGCAGGCCGTTGGCCAGAATATGGCGGCGATCCACGCGGTATTCGATGACATCATCGGGGCCGATGAGGAAGAGCCGCACAGCGAGGCAACGGCCCAGTTCCATGAAATGTGGGCCATGATCAAAGATCCCGAGGTGGTGACGGCTATCCTCGCAGAGCTCAATGCCCCTGAGGCTGCCAGCCAGCTTTCTGTTTTGACCAATATGAAAGCCGAGCTGTCAAAGCGCACGCTCGGCCCCCGTGGCCGCGAAGTGTTGGCCAAACTGATGCCGGCAGTACTGATGCTGATTGTCACCCGTGATGATGCCCCCGCCGTGCTGGAGCGGGTATGCAAATTGATTGTGCGCATCGCGACTCGGACCACCTATCTCGAACTGCTCAGTGAGCATCCGGCAGCACTTGAACAATTAGTGCGTCTGTGTGCGGCGAGCCCGATGGTCGCTACCCAGCTGGCCCAGTACCCGATCTTGCTTGATGAACTGCTCGATCCCCAGCATTTGTACAACCCTACGCCACTGGAGCATTACGGCGATGAATTGCGGGAGTTCCTGGCCCGGATCCCGGAAGAGGACATGGAACAGCAGATGGAGGCGATCCGTCAGTTCAAGCAGGCCCAGCTGCTGCGTATTGCGGCGGCCGATATTGCCGGGGCCCTGCCATTGATGAAGGTCAGCGATCACCTGACCTATCTAGCCGAAGCCATTGTTGCGGCCGTGGTCAATCAGGCCTGGTTGCAAATGGTCGACAAATACGGCGAGCCGACCCATTTGCTCGAGCGAAGCGGGCGCGGGTTCGCGGTCTTGGGCTACGGCAAGGTGGGGGGCTGGGAGCTGGGGTATGGCTCGGACTTGGATCTGGTGTTCCTCCATGACTGCCCGGACAACGTGTACACCAATGGCCGCAAAGAGATAGACGGCAGGCAGTTCTACCTGCGCCTGGCCCAGCGGATAGTCCATCTGTTTTCGACTCGGACCGCCTCGGGGGTACTGTACGAGGTCGATATCCGCTTGCGGCCGTCTGGCGCGTCGGGCTTGCTGGTCAGTACCATGGATGCGTTTGCCGACTACCAGCAGCAAGAGGCGTGGACCTGGGAGCACCAGGCCTTGGTGAGGGCGAGAATGATATATGGTGATGCCCCGCTCCAGCAGGCGTTCGCGGAGGTCAGGCAGTCGGTCTTGATGGCTCGCCGAGAGACCGTGGCTTTGCGTCGGGAGGTGGTGGAGATGCGCCAAAAGATGCGCGAACATCTCGGCAGCAAGAAGGCGGGCATGTTCGGCCTCAAGCAGGATGAAGGCGGGATCACCGATATCGAGTTCCTGGCCCAGTATTTGGTGCTGCAACACGCGGCGAAAGAAAAGGCCCTGACCCGCTGGTCCGACAATGTCCGCCTGTTCGATACCATGGCGGATCACGACATCTTGGCACCGGAGCAGGCCGTGCAGCTCAAACAGGCCTACTGCGTGATGCGGGATGAGATCCACCGTCTAAGCTTGCTCGGTCTCCCCGCCTATGTGGAAGAAGGTCGGTTTGCCGCTGAGCGGCAGGTCGTCCAGGCTGTTTGGCACGCATTGCTCGAGGCCGATGCCTAG
- the parE gene encoding DNA topoisomerase IV subunit B translates to MTDQSYNAGAIEVLNGLEPVRRRPGMYTDTVRPNHLGQEVIDNSVDEALAGHARKVEVILHADQSLEVIDDGRGMPVDIHPEEGVSGVELILCKLHAGGKFSGKNYQFSGGLHGVGISVVNALSTRVEVTVKRDGQIYQIAFENGDKASELEVIGTCGRRAKGTRVHFWPDAKYFDSPKFSVSRLKNILKAKAVLCPGLEIVFTDKNSDETLRWCYDDGLKDYLAEGVKGYTLLPEEPFTGAFSGQSEAADWALLWLPEGGELITESYVNLIPTAQGGTHVNGLRQGLLDAMREFCEFRNLLPRGVKLTADDIWDRCSYVLSVKMQDPQFAGQTKERLSSRQCAAFVSGVVKDAFSLWLNERPQIAEQLAEVCIANAHRRMRASKKVVRKKVASGPALPGKLADCSQQDLSRTELFLVEGDSAGGSAKQARDREFQAIMPLRGKILNTWEVSADQVLASQEVHDISVALGIDPDSDDLSGLRYGKICVLADADSDGLHIATLLCALFVRHFEALVRAGHVYIAMPPLYRIDLGKEVYYALDDAEKDGILDRLSNKRGKVNVQRFKGLGEMNPLQLRETTMDPNTRRLVQLTIDDDEQTNEMMDMLLGKKRAEDRRHWLQSKGDMAEV, encoded by the coding sequence ATGACAGATCAAAGCTATAACGCTGGAGCCATTGAGGTTCTAAATGGCCTTGAGCCAGTACGCCGCCGTCCGGGGATGTATACCGACACGGTACGGCCTAACCACCTAGGCCAGGAAGTCATCGATAACAGTGTCGACGAAGCCTTGGCTGGCCACGCCCGCAAGGTAGAGGTCATTCTTCATGCGGATCAGTCACTGGAAGTGATTGATGATGGCCGGGGGATGCCGGTCGATATTCACCCGGAAGAAGGGGTCTCGGGGGTTGAGCTTATCCTGTGTAAGCTGCACGCCGGTGGTAAATTCTCAGGCAAAAACTACCAGTTTTCTGGTGGTTTGCACGGGGTGGGGATCTCGGTGGTTAACGCCCTGTCGACCCGCGTCGAAGTCACGGTCAAGCGTGATGGCCAGATTTACCAGATCGCCTTTGAAAACGGTGACAAGGCCAGCGAGCTGGAGGTGATTGGTACCTGTGGCCGCCGCGCCAAGGGAACCCGGGTGCATTTCTGGCCGGATGCCAAATACTTCGATAGCCCGAAATTCTCTGTCTCCCGCCTGAAAAACATCCTCAAGGCCAAAGCGGTGCTTTGTCCGGGATTGGAAATTGTCTTTACCGACAAAAACAGCGATGAGACCCTGCGCTGGTGCTATGACGATGGCTTGAAAGACTACTTGGCCGAAGGCGTCAAGGGGTACACCCTGTTGCCTGAAGAGCCGTTCACCGGCGCATTCAGTGGCCAGAGCGAAGCGGCGGATTGGGCCTTGCTGTGGTTGCCGGAAGGCGGTGAGCTGATCACTGAAAGTTACGTCAACCTGATCCCGACCGCCCAGGGCGGTACCCATGTCAATGGCCTGCGCCAGGGCCTGCTGGATGCGATGCGCGAGTTCTGTGAATTCCGCAACCTGCTGCCGCGCGGTGTGAAGCTGACCGCTGATGATATCTGGGACCGCTGCTCGTACGTGTTGTCGGTCAAGATGCAGGATCCGCAGTTCGCCGGCCAGACCAAAGAGCGCCTGTCATCGCGCCAGTGTGCCGCCTTTGTCTCCGGTGTGGTCAAAGATGCCTTCAGCCTGTGGCTGAATGAGCGTCCGCAAATTGCCGAGCAGCTGGCCGAAGTGTGTATTGCCAACGCCCATCGCCGCATGCGTGCCAGCAAAAAGGTGGTGCGCAAGAAGGTGGCTTCGGGCCCGGCGCTGCCGGGTAAGCTGGCTGACTGTTCGCAGCAGGATTTGTCACGTACTGAACTGTTCCTGGTCGAGGGTGACTCGGCAGGGGGCTCGGCCAAGCAGGCCCGCGATCGTGAATTCCAGGCGATTATGCCGCTGCGCGGTAAAATCCTGAACACCTGGGAAGTGTCTGCCGATCAGGTGCTGGCCTCGCAGGAGGTCCATGATATTTCGGTCGCGCTGGGCATTGATCCGGACAGCGATGATTTGAGCGGCTTGCGTTACGGCAAGATCTGCGTGCTGGCCGATGCTGACTCGGATGGTTTGCACATTGCCACCTTGTTGTGCGCCTTGTTTGTCCGTCACTTCGAGGCCTTGGTCCGTGCCGGCCATGTGTATATTGCGATGCCGCCGCTGTACCGTATCGACCTGGGCAAGGAAGTCTACTATGCCCTGGACGATGCCGAGAAAGACGGGATCCTCGATCGCCTCAGCAATAAGCGCGGCAAGGTTAATGTCCAGCGCTTCAAAGGTCTGGGTGAGATGAACCCGCTCCAGCTGCGCGAAACCACCATGGATCCGAACACCCGCCGCCTGGTTCAGCTGACGATCGATGATGACGAGCAGACCAACGAGATGATGGATATGCTGCTGGGCAAGAAGCGGGCGGAAGACCGCCGCCACTGGCTGCAGAGCAAAGGCGATATGGCCGAAGTGTGA
- the nudF gene encoding ADP-ribose diphosphatase — MAKTGSKQAGPGQFSADDVEILAQEPLYQGFFSMVKYRFRHRLFAGGWSEPLDREMFERGHAAAMLPYDPATDRVVLVEQFRVGAMAADCSPWQLEIVAGIIEPGEQAQDVVRRESVEEAGVDVGQLHKITRYLSSSGGCSETLDIFVGEVDSTAAQGIHGLAEEGEDIKVHVVSREEAYRWVESGKIENAASIIALQWLQLNYTRLQAAS; from the coding sequence ATGGCAAAAACAGGTAGTAAGCAAGCCGGGCCGGGACAGTTTTCTGCTGATGATGTGGAAATTCTCGCCCAGGAGCCGTTGTATCAGGGCTTTTTCAGTATGGTGAAATACCGTTTTCGTCATCGCCTGTTTGCGGGGGGCTGGAGTGAGCCACTGGACCGCGAGATGTTCGAACGTGGCCATGCTGCTGCTATGTTGCCTTATGATCCGGCCACCGACCGGGTGGTGCTGGTCGAGCAGTTCCGGGTTGGAGCGATGGCGGCGGATTGCTCGCCATGGCAGTTGGAGATCGTGGCCGGCATTATCGAGCCGGGCGAGCAAGCCCAAGACGTGGTGCGCCGTGAGTCGGTGGAAGAGGCTGGCGTTGACGTTGGCCAGTTACATAAGATTACCCGCTATCTGTCGAGTTCCGGCGGTTGTTCGGAAACCTTGGATATTTTTGTCGGCGAGGTAGACAGCACGGCGGCACAAGGCATCCATGGCCTGGCAGAGGAAGGCGAAGACATAAAAGTGCATGTGGTTTCTCGGGAAGAGGCTTACCGGTGGGTGGAATCTGGTAAAATTGAGAATGCAGCCTCAATCATTGCCCTGCAATGGTTGCAATTGAACTACACTCGGTTGCAGGCGGCCTCTTAG
- the tolC gene encoding outer membrane channel protein TolC codes for MKKLLPLFVSFALGGLSHTALADDLAEIYQQAKQNDPQLLRAAADKDTAFEAINSTRSALLPQINLTAGYNIARMDGDADGFNGGLTLDQSIYNRASWVNLDISEKVARQSDAFYATSQQNLILRVSDAYFAVLRAMDDLDFVRAEKAAVGRQLEQTKQRFEVGLSAITDVHDAQAQYDSVLADEILAENALTNSYEGLREITGQEHTDLSTLDTRRFSASAPKARVLDLIKDAETENLNLLTARISQDIARDQIALAESGHLPTLSFNAGYNYDDKLASTDDGTLTAGINLALPVYTGGRVTSEVKQAQFGYVAASEDLEGSYRSVVRDVRAFYNNINASIGALRAYQQSVVSAQSALEATEAGFDVGTRTIVDVLDATRRLYDANRQLANARYDYIISQLQLKQAVGSLNEQDVLDVNAGLIKAK; via the coding sequence ATGAAAAAATTGCTTCCGCTTTTTGTTAGCTTTGCGCTTGGCGGTCTCAGCCACACTGCACTGGCTGATGATCTCGCCGAAATCTACCAACAAGCCAAACAGAATGACCCTCAGCTGCTCCGTGCGGCTGCCGATAAAGATACTGCGTTCGAAGCGATTAACTCAACCCGAAGCGCACTGCTACCACAAATCAACCTAACCGCTGGCTATAACATCGCCCGCATGGATGGCGATGCCGATGGTTTCAACGGTGGTTTGACCCTGGACCAATCGATCTACAACCGTGCCAGCTGGGTAAACCTGGATATCAGCGAGAAGGTGGCCCGCCAGAGCGATGCATTCTATGCGACCTCTCAGCAAAACCTGATCCTGCGTGTCTCTGATGCCTACTTCGCCGTGCTGCGCGCAATGGATGACCTAGACTTCGTCCGTGCCGAGAAAGCAGCCGTTGGCCGCCAGCTAGAGCAAACCAAGCAGCGTTTCGAAGTCGGCCTATCAGCAATCACCGATGTGCACGATGCCCAGGCGCAGTACGACAGCGTGCTGGCAGATGAGATCTTGGCTGAAAATGCCCTGACCAACAGCTACGAAGGCCTCCGTGAAATCACCGGCCAAGAGCACACCGATCTCAGCACCTTGGATACCCGCCGCTTCAGCGCCAGCGCACCCAAAGCACGCGTGCTAGATTTGATCAAGGATGCCGAGACGGAAAACCTTAACCTGTTGACGGCCCGTATCTCGCAAGATATCGCCCGCGATCAAATTGCCCTGGCAGAGTCTGGCCACTTGCCGACCCTGTCTTTCAATGCCGGCTACAACTACGATGACAAGCTAGCAAGCACTGATGACGGCACACTGACCGCCGGTATCAACCTGGCACTACCTGTCTACACCGGCGGCCGTGTGACCTCCGAAGTGAAGCAGGCCCAGTTCGGTTATGTGGCGGCAAGTGAAGATCTGGAAGGCTCTTACCGCAGCGTGGTCCGTGACGTACGTGCTTTCTACAACAACATCAACGCCTCTATCGGTGCCCTTCGCGCTTACCAGCAGTCCGTGGTTTCGGCCCAGTCGGCACTTGAAGCGACCGAAGCCGGTTTCGATGTCGGTACCCGTACCATTGTTGACGTCCTGGATGCGACCCGCCGCCTGTATGATGCCAACCGCCAGCTGGCCAATGCCCGCTACGATTACATCATCAGCCAGCTTCAGCTGAAACAAGCCGTAGGTTCACTGAACGAACAAGATGTCTTGGATGTTAATGCAGGACTGATCAAGGCGAAGTAA